The Papaver somniferum cultivar HN1 chromosome 3, ASM357369v1, whole genome shotgun sequence genome includes a region encoding these proteins:
- the LOC113355500 gene encoding floral homeotic protein AGAMOUS-like, whose amino-acid sequence MGRGKIEIKRIENTSNRQVTFCKRRNGLLKKAYELSILCDAEVALIVFSSRGRLYEYANSSIKSTIERYKKVCSAECSNTTSIIEANAHYYQQEATKLKQQIQILQNTNRHLMGESISSLTVKELKQLENRLERGLTRIRSKKNELMFAEIEYMQRKEVELQKENVFLRAKVTEDEENEQTNLRPVPDQLDHHQVNYFQVNMLNAGPSSYSDHQTALHLG is encoded by the exons ATGGGGAGAGGAAAGATTGAAATAAAGAGGATAGAGAACACATCAAACCGTCAGGTAACATTCTGCAAGAGGAGGAATGGTTTACTTAAGAAAGCTTACGAGTTATCGATACTCTGCGATGCTGAAGTCGCTCTTATCGTCTTCTCAAGCCGTGGTCGTCTCTACGAATACGCTAATAGCAG CATCAAATCAACCATAGAGAGGTACAAGAAGGTATGCTCAGCTGAGTGTTCGAACACTACCTCCATCATCGAGGCTAATGCTCAT TACTATCAACAAGAAGCAACAAAACTGAAGCAGCAAATACAAATCTTGCAGAATACAAACAG ACATTTGATGGGAGAGTCTATAAGTTCACTGACGGTGAAAGAATTGAAGCAGCTGGAAAACCGGCTCGAACGAGGACTCACCCGGATTAGATCCAAAAAA AATGAGTTGATGTTTGCAGAAATTGAATACATGCAAAGAAAG GAGGTCGAGCTTCAAAAGGAGAATGTTTTCCTTCGAGCTAAG GTAACAGAAGACGAGGAGAACGAGCAAACGAACTTAAGGCCGGTACCTGATCAGTTAGATCATCATCAAGTGAACTATTTCCAAGTGAACATGCTGAATGCCGGACCCTCTTCTTACTCTGATCATCAAACTGCGCTCCATCTTGGCTAA
- the LOC113355499 gene encoding KH domain-containing protein At1g09660/At1g09670-like, whose translation MGDRIIPGSYFQYSPSGLHASSPHTHTHNRPPSSPSLDRESNARYMAELLAERQKLGPFIQVLPLCTRLLNQEIVRASGLVPHQNFLEHESPLRSPIPHSNGGRMDLEGWSSVMHAEENGMFLRHGGLQSPMGWHGSPGLTSTVKKVIRLDIPIDKFPSFNFVGRLLGPRGNSLKRVEATTQCRVYIRGRGSVKDSLQEEKLRDKPGYEHLNEPLHLLVEAEFPPEMIDSRLTQAVAILEDLLKPVDESLDYYKKQQLRELAMINGTLREESPQMSPSMSPFNNSSAGMKRAKTGL comes from the exons atGGGAGATAGAATCATACCTGGAAGTTACTTCCAGTATTCACCTTCTGGACTTCATGCATCATCCCCTCATACTCATACTCATAATAGACCTCCTTCTTCACCTTCTTTAGATCGTGAaag CAATGCGAGATACATGGCTGAGTTATTGGCAGAGAGGCAAAAACTTGGACCATTTATTCAAGTTCTACCACTTTGTACCAGACTTCTTAATCAAG AGATCGTACGCGCATCTGGTTTGGTCCCTCATCAAAACTTTTTGGAGCACGAGAGTCCGTTGAGGTCACCAATTCCTCATTCAAATGGAGGAAGAATGGATTTGGAGGGGTGGTCATCTGTAATGCATGCAGAG GAAAATGGAATGTTTCTAAGACATGGTGGTCTTCAGTCACCAATGGGTTGGCATGGGTCTCCTGGTCTTACAAGCACTGTGAAGAAAGTCATTCGGTTGGATATTCCGATCGACAAGTTTCCTAGT TTTAACTTTGTCGGGCGTCTCTTGGGACCTCGCGGAAACTCCTTGAAAAGAGTTGAGGCTACAACTCAATGTCGAGTATACATCAGGGGTCGAGGCTCTGTTAAGGATTCCCTTCAG GAAGAGAAACTTCGAGATAAACCTGGCTACGAGCACTTGAATGAGCCATTACATTTGCTGGTGGAGGCTGAATTTCCTCCGGAGATGATAGATTCTCGTTTGACTCAAGCTGTGGCGATATTAGAAGACCTCTTGAAACCTGTG GACGAATCCTTAGATTATTACAAAAAGCAGCAACTGCGGGAGTTGGCTATGATAAATGGTACACTGAGGGAGGAGAGTCCTCAAATGAGCCCAAGCATGTCTCCCTTCAATAACAGTAGTGCAGGAATGAAACGAGCCAAAACCGGTCTCTAA